A part of Trichocoleus sp. FACHB-46 genomic DNA contains:
- a CDS encoding L-threonylcarbamoyladenylate synthase, producing the protein MPQVSLTALVTHAKAGDRVISFPTDTVPALAVRPDRADLIFAAKQRSQEKPLILMAAAPNDLWPFVEGEAEAQQIWQEVATRYWPGALTLVLPASDRVPSAIHPQDSTSIGLRVPNHPVAQAILAQTGPLATTSANLSGQPPLETMTAIAAQFPEVLLLSPEELAYLIPTGEAAANHWSESASGVPSTVIKWSHSTWQVLRSGAVKLEL; encoded by the coding sequence ATGCCTCAAGTTTCCTTAACCGCTTTAGTAACTCATGCCAAAGCGGGCGATCGCGTGATTAGCTTTCCGACCGATACGGTACCCGCTTTAGCCGTCCGTCCAGACCGTGCTGATTTAATCTTTGCCGCTAAACAACGGAGTCAAGAGAAGCCACTAATTTTGATGGCGGCAGCACCAAATGATTTATGGCCGTTCGTTGAGGGTGAGGCAGAGGCGCAGCAAATTTGGCAAGAAGTAGCCACCCGATATTGGCCTGGAGCCTTAACGCTCGTTTTACCTGCCAGCGATCGCGTTCCCAGCGCCATCCATCCTCAGGACTCGACGAGTATTGGCCTGCGAGTACCTAACCATCCAGTCGCCCAAGCGATTTTGGCCCAGACAGGTCCCTTAGCGACAACCAGTGCTAATTTATCGGGTCAGCCTCCTCTAGAAACCATGACTGCGATCGCCGCTCAGTTTCCAGAAGTGCTGCTGCTCTCACCGGAGGAATTGGCCTACCTAATCCCAACGGGCGAGGCTGCCGCGAACCACTGGAGCGAATCAGCTTCTGGTGTCCCTTCCACTGTCATCAAGTGGAGTCATTCGACCTGGCAAGTTCTTCGCTCTGGAGCAGTTAAGCTAGAACTTTAA
- the prmC gene encoding peptide chain release factor N(5)-glutamine methyltransferase, which yields MYSPKTWAVSGQELWQWRDEACAAATAAAISSAEVDWLLQELAGLDRLTLRLESFKHWPQVQLRLSLSELTKLWQKRIEARVPVQYLAGTAPWRQFNLTVSPAVLIPRPETELIIDLAVVAAQSSSPELGSSAPEVWADLGTGSGAIAIGLATAFPKATVYAVDCSPDAIAVAQQNATELGLIDRIQFFQGAWFQPLNGLEGQLRGMVSNPPYIPSAMVSSLQPEVAWHEPHLALDGGEDGLDCIRHLVATAPTYLKPGGIWLIEMMAGQAEQVVELLERQGDYDRIQVHADLAGIDRFVLAHRR from the coding sequence ATGTATTCCCCCAAGACTTGGGCGGTTTCAGGGCAGGAGCTTTGGCAATGGCGGGATGAAGCTTGTGCCGCAGCTACCGCTGCGGCAATTTCGTCTGCCGAAGTAGACTGGCTGCTGCAAGAGTTGGCTGGGTTAGATCGCTTAACCTTGCGTCTAGAGTCTTTCAAGCATTGGCCACAAGTTCAATTGCGGCTATCTTTATCAGAACTCACAAAACTGTGGCAGAAGCGGATTGAGGCTCGCGTTCCAGTTCAATATTTGGCTGGAACGGCACCTTGGCGACAGTTCAATTTAACGGTGTCTCCAGCGGTTCTAATTCCACGGCCAGAGACAGAACTAATCATTGACTTAGCAGTTGTTGCAGCCCAGTCCTCTAGCCCTGAGCTTGGCAGTTCGGCACCAGAGGTTTGGGCCGACCTAGGCACAGGTAGCGGTGCGATCGCAATTGGTCTAGCAACCGCGTTTCCAAAAGCGACAGTCTATGCCGTAGATTGCAGTCCTGACGCGATTGCTGTGGCCCAACAAAATGCAACTGAGCTCGGATTGATCGATCGCATCCAGTTCTTTCAGGGTGCTTGGTTTCAGCCTTTGAATGGCTTAGAAGGTCAGTTGCGGGGTATGGTGTCAAACCCTCCCTATATTCCTAGTGCGATGGTGTCTAGTCTGCAACCAGAAGTTGCTTGGCATGAACCGCATTTGGCTTTAGACGGCGGGGAGGATGGGTTAGACTGCATTCGCCATCTGGTAGCAACAGCCCCCACTTATCTCAAGCCAGGTGGAATTTGGCTAATCGAGATGATGGCAGGACAGGCAGAGCAAGTCGTGGAATTATTAGAAAGGCAGGGCGACTACGATCGCATTCAAGTTCATGCTGACTTGGCAGGAATCGATCGCTTTGTCTTAGCTCATCGTCGTTAA
- a CDS encoding Tic22 family protein, translating to MKSFVRWSAVLSLVGGALLGPSIAGNMQALALPKEQVLQKLRAVPVFTIADAQGAPLVASPPNAANGQKNAPVAGVFVSQQDAQAFLDRLKSKNPELAKNVKVMPVSLAEVYELGLANKNKPNGLNFAFVPTQQQVASAVALLKQSGQKVERFNGVPVFIARGGKNKGYLTVKRGNQQIIPLFLKKEELQNMVQRLKQQQPDLASSVDIQVVNLEGVIQTLTDSNNKELEEIAIVAPQESIEFLRSLQPAQGQARPKAK from the coding sequence ATGAAGTCTTTTGTCCGTTGGAGTGCAGTTTTGAGTCTAGTTGGAGGCGCATTACTAGGCCCCTCTATTGCAGGTAACATGCAAGCTCTGGCCCTACCTAAAGAGCAGGTGCTACAAAAACTACGTGCAGTTCCAGTGTTCACGATCGCTGACGCTCAGGGAGCACCCCTAGTTGCTTCTCCCCCCAATGCTGCGAATGGTCAAAAGAATGCGCCTGTCGCAGGGGTTTTTGTTAGCCAGCAAGATGCTCAAGCTTTTTTGGACCGACTGAAAAGCAAGAATCCTGAGCTAGCCAAGAATGTGAAGGTGATGCCCGTTTCGTTGGCAGAAGTTTATGAATTGGGTCTGGCCAACAAAAATAAGCCTAATGGCCTCAACTTTGCCTTTGTACCCACTCAACAGCAAGTTGCCTCAGCCGTTGCGCTCTTGAAGCAGAGTGGTCAAAAGGTAGAGCGCTTTAATGGCGTGCCTGTCTTTATCGCTAGAGGCGGGAAAAACAAAGGGTATTTGACTGTGAAGCGGGGTAATCAACAGATTATTCCTCTGTTCCTGAAAAAAGAGGAATTGCAAAATATGGTGCAGCGCCTCAAGCAGCAGCAGCCTGACCTAGCATCCAGCGTGGATATTCAGGTGGTTAACCTTGAAGGTGTGATCCAGACTCTGACAGATAGCAATAACAAGGAACTGGAAGAAATCGCTATTGTGGCACCGCAAGAGTCGATTGAATTTCTGCGATCGCTCCAGCCCGCCCAGGGTCAAGCTAGGCCCAAAGCTAAGTAA
- a CDS encoding ABC transporter substrate-binding protein, with translation MNFIWLSFECSYRKKSKVKRVADEIRHGAVSRIVQAQFAIALLLTLSSCQSPTQSSNGLKLGTLLPITGDLAQYGSPMQDSARLLVKTVNNCGGVLGQPVELISEDDQTEPAAGASAMTKLAEVDRVAGVVGGASSAVSSAAVDIAVRNQVTQISPASTSPVFTERAKNGDFQGFWFRTAPPDTFQGQALAKLAKDQGFQTVAILTINNDYGNGLVTSFIPAFEALGGKVVSGQPTRYPPDAATFESEVGAAFSSNPDAVLLIAYPETGSLILKSAYQQGLLNKKTKVLATDGLKDAAIANLVGKNQAGKFIANGLIGTAASAGGPAIVAFRQLYNAEYKRQPSVYDPNTWDATALMVLAAESAKAATGSALKDKIREVASAPGQEVTDICQALELVRQGKDVNYQGASGTLELDAQGDVVGSYDIWTIQENGELAVKGQLSVGGS, from the coding sequence ATGAATTTTATCTGGTTAAGCTTTGAGTGCTCCTATCGCAAGAAGTCTAAAGTTAAGCGGGTCGCAGATGAGATACGACATGGGGCTGTAAGCAGAATTGTACAAGCCCAATTTGCGATCGCTCTATTGCTGACTTTATCGAGTTGTCAGTCTCCCACTCAATCCAGCAACGGTCTGAAACTGGGCACGTTGCTACCAATTACAGGGGACTTGGCCCAGTATGGTTCACCTATGCAAGACAGTGCTCGGTTGCTGGTGAAGACGGTCAATAACTGTGGTGGAGTCTTAGGCCAGCCAGTAGAGCTGATCTCAGAAGATGACCAAACTGAACCTGCGGCTGGTGCTTCAGCCATGACTAAATTGGCCGAAGTCGATCGAGTAGCTGGTGTTGTGGGAGGCGCATCAAGTGCCGTTTCGAGTGCAGCAGTCGATATTGCTGTTCGGAATCAAGTGACACAAATCTCGCCTGCTAGCACGAGTCCTGTTTTCACAGAACGAGCTAAAAACGGTGACTTTCAGGGGTTTTGGTTTCGCACTGCCCCACCCGATACTTTTCAGGGGCAAGCCCTAGCAAAACTAGCGAAAGATCAAGGCTTTCAAACAGTGGCAATTTTGACCATTAATAATGACTACGGCAATGGCTTGGTGACATCTTTCATTCCAGCTTTTGAGGCGTTAGGCGGCAAAGTAGTGTCAGGCCAACCCACGCGCTATCCGCCTGATGCCGCTACATTTGAGTCGGAAGTGGGCGCTGCATTTAGTAGTAATCCAGATGCAGTCTTGTTGATTGCTTATCCAGAGACAGGCAGCCTCATCTTGAAATCCGCTTATCAGCAGGGGTTGTTGAACAAGAAGACGAAAGTGCTGGCGACCGATGGCCTGAAAGATGCCGCGATCGCTAATCTAGTCGGCAAAAATCAGGCAGGTAAATTTATTGCCAATGGATTGATTGGGACGGCTGCCAGCGCCGGAGGACCGGCGATCGTGGCGTTTCGTCAGCTCTACAACGCTGAGTACAAGCGCCAGCCTAGTGTGTATGATCCCAACACCTGGGATGCTACAGCTTTAATGGTTTTAGCCGCCGAATCCGCTAAGGCTGCCACAGGTTCTGCCCTTAAAGATAAGATTCGGGAAGTGGCAAGTGCACCGGGGCAAGAAGTTACCGATATTTGCCAAGCCTTAGAACTCGTCCGCCAAGGGAAAGATGTGAACTACCAAGGTGCTAGTGGCACACTAGAACTTGATGCCCAAGGCGATGTTGTCGGTAGCTACGATATCTGGACTATTCAAGAAAACGGCGAGTTAGCAGTTAAAGGTCAGCTCAGCGTTGGCGGCTCATAA